TGCTTATAGAACCTGTATTGCGATATTAAAATTATCCGATGAATACTCTGCAAAGGAATTGGAATTAAGCTGTCAAAAAGCGATTTCAATAGGAGCGTTTACAGTAAAAAGCGTAAAAACTATCTTGAAGACCAAATCTTATCAGCAAAGACCGAAAAAAGATATCACCCCTTTAAATAAGCATGAGAATATAAGGGGTAAACAATACTACAAGGAAGAGAAGGAGGAAAAGTAATGGAACTTGATAATCTTTTATCACAATTAAGTTTAAAAGGGTTTAGTGCTGCACTTACCAAACAACAAGAAAACCCAGTTTACAACGAAATGCCCTTTGAAGAAAGATTAATTCAGTTACTTCAAGCCGAACTATCGGAAAGGCTGAATCGAAAGATTAAAAGAAACTTGGCTGCCGCAAAACTGAAAGAGAAGATGGCAAGGGTGGAAGATATCGATTACGGTATTCAACGGGGATTGAATAAAAGTATAATGACTTCTCTGATAGGAGGTGATTATTTGAGAAGAAAACAGAACATAATTATTACTGGGCCTACTGGTACGGGGAAGAGCTATATAGCTCAAGCACTGGCAAACAGAGCAATTCTTGATGGTTATACTGCGAGATATTACAGGGTTCCCAGATTAATGGAAGAATTAAAACTGGCAAGGTTA
Above is a window of Deferribacter autotrophicus DNA encoding:
- the istB gene encoding IS21-like element helper ATPase IstB — protein: MELDNLLSQLSLKGFSAALTKQQENPVYNEMPFEERLIQLLQAELSERLNRKIKRNLAAAKLKEKMARVEDIDYGIQRGLNKSIMTSLIGGDYLRRKQNIIITGPTGTGKSYIAQALANRAILDGYTARYYRVPRLMEELKLARLEGDYIKMLSRLARFNLLILDDFGISAFEADEANDLLEVIEDRVGVNSTIVTSQLPIDNWYDCLKNATVADAILDRLVHSSHKIKLSGESVRKLKSEENIV